A region of the Flavobacteriaceae bacterium MAR_2010_188 genome:
TATTCAAGGAAATCAATGGGTAAGGTTTACTAGGGACAATGTACCTGACTCTAGTTTACTTAAAACCGGATTGAACAACTACGGAATGGGAATTAGCTTTAATATCTATAAGGATGAAGACTGAATGGCATCTATATATTATGGCAGCGATGTATATCCTGGCTGGTACAATTCACTTTATTAAACCTAAGATGTATGAGAGAATCATACCGAAATATCTACCATCACATCGGCTATTGGTTTATCTCAGCGGTGTATTTGAAATTCTACTTGGTATTGGTCTTATTTTTCCTGCTACTCGAGCTTTAGCAATCTATGGGATTATTGCGATGCTTGCGGTCTTTCTATTAGTCCATTTCTATATGCTCAGCGGAAAAAAGGCATCTGCGGGGATTCCTAAATGGCTTTTGATATTAAGAATACCACTTCAGTTCTTCTTGATGTACTGGGCTTATTATTACTTGTAGGTTTCAAAATCTATTCGATAGGAAAATCAAAATAGGTCCCTGGGAAAGGCTCGTTTCTCAATGTAAAATGCCACCATTCTTTTGGGTAGTTCCTAAACCCATTCTTAGCCATAACCTTTTGAAGCAATTGTCTATTTTTTCTCTGAGCGTCAGATATTCCTTTATGCTCAATCCAAGATACTTCTCCGAAAAAATCGTAAGGACTGCCCATATCTAGAGGTTTGCCAGTAGCGGCATCAATAATCGTTAAATCTACCGTGCTTCCTCTACTATGTCCAGAACGGCTGGCTATATATCCAGAATTGAACAAATTTCTCTTTTTAACTTCCGGATAAAACTGTTGCTTCATCAATGTATCATCCAATTTTCTCGCCCATTTAATAAAATGGTTAACTGCACCTTGAGGCCTATAGCCGTCATAAATTCTAAGACAAAGATTTTGCTGCATGAGTTGGTTTTGAACCTCTCGTAATGCAACTGCCGCTGGTTTAGTTAAAATCAATTCATTCTTATTATAGTCTGTAATTGTATCACCGACAAAATTATTATCGGTGAAATAACGTAGTTCTACATCGATATCAGTGATTACTTCCTTTACATAGACAAATCCGTTTGGTAAGGTTTTTTTAGCGATTTGGAAACTGCTCAAGATTAGCGCAGTAAAAAATAAGGTGAATTTTAATTTCATGGTCTATCGCTAAATTAGTAAAAATTTACCCAATCCATATGGCAATGGTCATTACAGTAACGAATGGCAAGTTAGCCGTGAAATTCCGTAAAATTAAAACCAGTTGGTCGCTTAATAATATTTAGGGGGAAAATGATTCTTTAATCTTCAAACACAACAAAAAATAATAGTAATCGCACGAAATATTATAGAGTAATAGGAGTTTAATACTGAAGCGAGGTGGTTCGGGATATGATTGTGAGACTAAACAATACTTAACTATTGCTGAGAAAACTAGGTTCAGCAAACTTTGATTATATAAAAAGAAAAAACCGAGATCCCTCAATCTCGGTTTTCCTAATTTGCTTTTTATTTACACTGTAGATTTAGGGTCTCTAATTCAACAACATAAGGCAAATATTAATTAATTAATCCATTGAACTAAAAACTAAATTTTAGTACACTCCAAATGTAAAATTAAAATCAAATAAAACGTTAAAGAGTTATATTAAATCGATGAAATACATTGTTTTTTAACATATGTCGATGAGATTATGCATTTCACCGATGAAATGACAATCAAAAAAGACAGATTAGCGGCTAAGAACAAATCGAAAAACTATATTTGCACCCAAAAATGTCTTTGGCATATTGGTTGAATACATCATGTAAAAACATTATGAATATAATTAGGTACATATTTATGCTCTTTCTTCCGTTGACGGCATACTGCCAGGAGAATAGCATTAGCAATGAAATTTCTATTAATCGGTATGTAGATGGTACGTTACTTCTACCTAATTCAGTTGAAAATCCATCATTAGTAATCATCATCCCCGATTCTGGACCCACCGATAGGAACGGAAACCAGAATTTCCTGAAAAATAATTCCCTTAAAAAACTTGCAGAAGCATTAGCAGCGAATAATATTGCCACATTTAGATATGATAAACGAATCGTAAAAGAGATAAAACGGGGTAACGTAAACCTTAAAGTTTCCTTTGATGACTTTATGGTGGATAACCGTTCCGTTTTGGATTATTTTGAAGCCCAAAAGGAGTTTAAGAATGTTTTCGTTTTAGGACATGGACAAGGAAGTCTTGTTGGGATGTTATCATTGGATGATAAGATTAAAGGTTTTATCTCAGTGGCTGGGGCCGGTAAATCTCTAGACTCCACTTTGATTGTGCAAGTACAGAAAACTGCGCCAGGTCTAACCGATGATACCAAAAGGATACTGAACGTTTTAAAGGAAGGAAAGACAACTACAAATTATCCGCAGGCACTGAGCTCTATTTTCGATATTGAAATTCAGCCATTTATGAGCAGTTGGATAAAGTACGACCCGTTAACAATAATAAAGGACATCCCAACCCCCATCTTAATTTTGAATGGAACCAAAGATTTGCAAGTGGGTATTCAAGAATCTGAGGAATTAGCCAAAGTAGCACAAAACTCAGAAGTTAAGATTATCGACAACATGAATCATGTAATGTTTATAATCGATGGTGACGATTTAGAAAACTCTAAGTCATACAATGAGCCGAGGAGGTCTATTTCGGAAGACTTAGTAAATGGCATTGTTCAATTTGTTGAAAAGAATAAGGATTAAAACTGTGTTATTCACCGAATAAATAGGCATTTCGGCTAAATTGAGATGTCATTAACGAATAAACTATTATTCTCGGCGATTAAATAATTATAACAAAATAAACTCTATTAGTTTTACAGACCAATACCCTAATCTACTATTTATATGAATAAGCTTAAGCTCCTATTAGCCCTATGTTTATTTTCTACGATTTTTTGTAATTCTCAAGAACTCACCATTGGTATAAAAGGTGGAGTTAACTATAGTTTTATTGGAGATATTAATTCTCGTGGAGGGTCACTTTCAGGCTTTCCAGTGGATGAAGTGTTCACTCCAAATAAAGAACTCGGAACACAATTTGGTGGACTTGTGATGGTAAGATTTGGTAGCCTAATGTTAAGAGGAGAAATTTTATTTAGCAAGCAAAAAAATTACTACGAATTTCCTAGCCGGAATTCTTATTGGAACTCTTCTCGTACAGAAATTCCTTTAATTATAGGATATGAAGTTTTTAAGCCTTTTAGTCCTTATGTGGGAATTAATGCAACTTCTACTTCTAAATTGACTATTGACGGATTAGAAAATGATTTAACATACGACAAAAGGGATTTAAATCCAATTATTGGTTTATTGGTAGATTTTGGAAGATTTGGAGTGGATGTTAGATACGAACTTAGTACGACGGAAGAACCCTATTTTGACGCAAATTTTGTAAATAATAGCACACAAGGACAGCCAGGATATGGAATAAACAGTGCAGATATATACCCATATAAGTTAGGAGTGCTTAGCCTTAGTGCTCACATTAACTTATTCACCACTGATAAAGACCGAATGGGAAGCTTCTTCGGTGGTTTATTTAAAGGAGATAAATGCTATTGTCCTTACGACAACTAAGATTTTAAATTTCTTATAGGTTATAAAAAATAGAAGCGCCCACCACAGGCGCTTCTCACTTTAACTAACCAACCAAATGTGATCGATTGTGTAGATTAGAATCGAGATTCTATTTTATTATCAATCACATTTAATACTTTTCAAATGTCGTGCCAAAGTTTTCATATTAGTCTTTCTGATTATTTAAGCCTAAGATTTTATGTAAATTCATTATGAAAAAAATAAGGGTGAAACCCACTAAAAATTATATTTTTGATAGAATAAAATATTTCCCTTGTTAAGACTTATAGCTTTATTTATTTTCTGCTCCCCATCGCTAATAACCGCTCAAACAAAGTCCTTTACTGTAAAATTTACCGATGAGGTAATAATTAATGACGGCATTCTAAATGAAGAAAGCTGGCAAACAGCTGATAGCGCTTCCAATTTCTGGGAGTATTTCCCCTCGGATTCTATACAGGCTAAACAACAGGCGGATATCAAAATGCTCTTCGATGATTATAATCTCTACGTTGGTATAAAAGTAAATTCTCCTGGAGAAGATTATGTCATTCCTTCATTAAGGCGTGATTTTAGAGCTGGCGGTAGTGATAATATCACCTTACTCTTTGACACCTTTCACGATGGAACTAACGCAATAATTTTCGGCACAAATCCCTACGGCGTTAAAAGGGAAATGCTTCTGTCTGGCGGAGGAGCCGATGTAGATGATTTTGATGAGGCTTGGGATACCAAATGGCTATCAGAAACTATCAGACACGAAGGCTATTACATAATTGAATGGACTATTCCGCTTTCAGCATTTAAATATAAGGAAGGTGAAACTCGATGGCGATTCAATTCTTACCATTTTGATACTCAAGAAAACGAGAATAATACTTGGATTAATATTCCACAAAATCAAAACATTTACAACCTAGCTTATATGGGCGATATGATTTTTGAAAAACCCTTGGGCAAATCAAAATCACCAATAAGCATCATTCCATATATTTCAGCTGGATTAGGAAAGGATTACGAATTAGATACTGAAAATTCTGATTTTAGCTTTGGTGGTGATGCAAAGATGACTATTGGCAGTAGTTTAAATTTAGATTTAACCATCAATCCAGATTTTTCTCAAGTCGAAGCTGATCGATTGGTAACCAACCTAACCAGGTTTGAGATTTCATTACCTGAACAGCGCCAATTTTTTATTGAAAATAGCGACCTCTTTGCCGATTTTGGTGATAATCGAGATGCGAACGCTTTTTTCTCAAGAAGGATTGGTGTCGCAAAAAATCTAGATAATGAATTTGTCGCAAATGATATTATCGCCGGGATTAGATTAAGTGGTAAGTTGACGAATAAGCTCCGGATAGGAATTCTAGATGTTCAAACTGAAGAAGATAAAGCCAACCTCATTGCGGCTACTAACAACTCCGTAGTAACAGCACAGTACAAACTCTTTAGCCGTTCTAATGTGAGTTTCATGTTTATTAATAAACAGCCTACGCAGCTACTAGATTCAATGCCGGTGGAGAACCTTTACAACAGAGTTTTGGGTATAGATTACCGACTAGCTTCAAAGAGCAATACTTATATCGGGAAATATTATTTTCATAAATCATTTTCACCCGAATCTAATAATAAGGACATTTCTGCGGGCGCAAGCACCGAGTATAATTCATTCAATTACAATCTGCGGCTGTCGGGATTATACATAGGAGAAAATTTCCGATCAGATTTGGGCTTTATTAGAAGAACCGATATTGTAAAGATAGACCCCAAACTAACACGAAATTTTTGGCCAGAAAATTTACTTTCCATTAACAAATCAAGCGTTTCTATTATGCCTCTGTTTGTTTGGCGGCCTTCCTTAGACATGGAAAATTCCGACTATTCCATACGCTCAGAATGGGAAACCAAGTTCGTTAATAGCGCAGAATTAAAATTTCAGATGAATAATGAGTACATAAAACTTTACGGCGATTTTGACCCAACCGGTTCTGAAGATGAATTGCCCCTACCCGCTTTCTCTAATTATTACTTCAGTAATTTCTCGGCGAGTTTTCGCTCAGATAGAAGAAAGACCTTATCTTATAGAATAGAACCTGGGTACGGGGGTTTCTTTAATGGTAAAAAATTCTCTTTTGAGTCTAGCATTGATTATAGAATCCAACCTTTTTTCGCTGGGTCTTTTCAATTGAATTATGACAATATAAATCTTCCGGACCCGTTTCCCGATGCCAAGATTTGGTTATTAAGCACTAAACTAGATTTCACATTTACAAAAAATCTTTTCTGGGCTACCTATATACAATATAGTACACAGGCTCAGAATTTCGGCATAAATTCTAGATTGCAGTGGCGATTCGCGCAGTTATCTGACCTTTATCTAGTCTACAATGACAGTTATGTAACCGATCAGCTATTCTATCCTCGAGTAAAATCTCTTAATTTGAAGGTAACCTATTGGCTAAATATCTAAACTCTTATGGAAAACATGCCGCTATTTACAAATGATGCGATAGTATTTGGAATACTAATGCTCTGTCTGGGGTTTGTATTTTATACCGAAGACATTAAAGATGGATTCTGGCCAAAGTTCTATAAATATGTTCCGGGTTTATTAATGTGTTATATGCTTCCGGCGGTATTTAATTCTTTGGGGATTATTTCAGCCGAAATCACCCAAACATATTTTATTGCTAGCCGTTATTTATTGCCCGCTTCATTGGTTCTTTTAACTATTAGCATTGACTTAAAAGCAATCTTCAATTTGGGTTGGAAAGCCCTGGTGATGTTTTTTACAGGAACAGCCGGGATAATTATTGGTGGACCTTTAGCTATTCTTTTAATATCTACTTTTTCTCCAGAAACCGTTGGCGGCGTTGGTCCTGATGCGGTTTGGCGCGGATTGGCAACTTTAGCAGGAAGTTGGATTGGAGGTGGAGCTAACCAAGCTGCAATGTTAGAAATATATGAGTACAATCAAGAATTGTACGGCGGTATGGTAATAGTAGATATAGTAGTGGCAAATATTTGGATGGCGATATTATTATTAGGAATTGGCAAAAGCGAGAAAATCGATAGATGGCTAAAAGCTGATAATTCTGCCATAAATGAACTGAAATTAAAAGTACAAACCTTCACCGAAAAAATAGCCAGAACCCCAACGTTAACGGATTATATGATGATATTGGCCTTTGCCTTTGTAGCAGTTGGGATTTCTCATTTTGGGGCCGATAAGATGGCAGTATACCTTACCGATAATTTTGAAGCAGTAAGCAATACAAAAAGTGCTTTTTCTTCTTTCGGTAGTTCTTTCTTCTGGTTAATAACCATCGCGACTGCTCTGGGGGTTCTTTTATCTTTCACCAAAGCTAAAAATCTTGAAGGAGCCGGAGCAAGTAAAATAGGAAGTATTTTTATCTATATATTGGTGGCCACCATCGGGATGAAGATGGATCTTTTGCAAATGTTTGATAATCCCGGTTTAATCGTTATAGGATTAGTCTGGATGGTTTTTCACGCAGGACTCCTAATCCTAGTGGCTAAACTGATAAAAGCTCCATATTTTTTCCTTGCCGTTGGAAGTCAAGCAAATGTTGGTGGCGCAGCCTCAGCTCCTGTTGTTGCGGCAGCGTTTCACCCTTCATTGGCAACTGTAGGAGCTTTGTTAGCGGTGTTTGGATATGTAGTTGGGACCTACGGCGCGATTTTGTGCGCAGAACTCATGAAAATTGCCGCAGCAGGTTAGCATTTAAGATATATTAATGAGATATTTGCCATCAAATTTCAATAAATGAAGCAAGTAATTCTTTCCGTTTTCGTAGCGCTATCTATTTTTGGTTGTTCAGAAAACGAGTCCAAGGAAAATTTTACGTTACAAGGAAATATTAATGGTCTTAAGAAAGGAACGGTCTACTTACAGCACATCCAGGATTCTACCTTTGTTTCATTAGATTCTGTTGTTCTAAATGGTTCTTCGGAATTTGTCATGACCCACGAACTTAAAGAACCCGAAATTTTGTTCTTAAGGTTGAATAAAAATGACAACGATGAAAGTATGCTTTCGTTCTTTGCAGATAAAGGAGTTACCACAATCAATTCAACATTGAAAAATTTTCTCTTCGATGCTGAAATTAATGGTTCAACCCAACAGAAATTGATTGAGGAATATTCTAAAATTCAATCTCGCTTTAGCGATATGAACTTAGATTTAATAAAAAAATCCCTTGAAACATCAAAGGATTCTATAAGCGCGGTTAAGCTGCAGAATGAATTTAATTCACTTTTAAAAAGGAAATATCTATATACGATCAACTTCGCTTTTAATCATACCGATAGTGAAGTTGCTCCTTACCTAGCCGTTAGTGAGATACCAGACGCAAATAAGAAATATTTAGATACCATCTACAATGGTCTAACATCTCCAATCAAGGCTTCTAAATATGGGAAACTCCTAAAGGAATTGATAGATAAGCGTTAAGAATTATCCTAACTTATTGATACGCTCAACTAATTCGCGAGCTTTTTTCTCTAATTCTGCTTGTATTGCACCGAAGTGAGCTTTGTTATCTTCAACTTTCTTGGTGTTTACTCTTACGATCAATTCATCAAAGGTTGCAATTGCATCGTCTATAATCGCTTCACTCTCTTTAGATGGTTTACCATTGGTATTTTCCCATAGATAAACGTTTTCAATTATATCACCAAGTACGTAATTGATGTCTTTTTTTAAATCTCTAACTTTTGCCATTAATGCCTGTTTTTATAATTCATGCAAAAGTAGTCAATATTCTGCTGACTTATAATATAAAATTAAATCGGAAATATAACAGTGAATCAATCTAGGTAAACCTCTAAGAGCTTAGCGTGGTGGGGAACTATCGTGTATTCTTCTATAATTGCAGAAATCAATATGGTTTGACCATATTCTAAAGTTTCAGTAAAATTATTGTATTTAAAGGTGGCCGAACCTCCTACGCACATATAAATAATGAATGAATCCTTATTGTTATGCTTGTTTGTAGGTTCATTTAACTCAAGATAATTGGTAGTAAAAAAATCGCATGACACCATTTTATTGACCTCATTAGCCTCACGGTTGTAGCTGACCCTAAAATCATCTTTCATATTAAAATCTAGAGCATCTAAAGCTAGCTCAGTATGTAGTTCGCGATGGTTACCATTATCGTCTGTCCTATCCCAATCATAAATACGGTACGTAATATCGCTGGTTTGTTGTATTTCGGCCAAGAGCACACCAGCGCCAATTGCATGGACTCGACCCGATTCTATAAAATAAGTATCACCTTCTTTTACCTCATCAAAATTTAGGATTTTTGTAAGACTGTTCGTTTGTAAATGTTCCTGATAGTTCTCTAAAGTAACGCCATCTTTTAATCCTACGATAAGTTGAGCGCCTTGATCAGCTTGCATAACATACCACATTTCTGTTTTTCCAAATGAATTATGTCTCGATTTAGCAAGCTTATCATTAGGGTGAAGTTGAATAGATAAATCTTCTTTAGCATCAATAAATTTGATTAGGAGGGGAAATTTATTCGAAAAACGTTGATAGTTTTTTTTACCGATTAAATCGCTCTTATAAGTACTGAGTAAATGTCTCAAAGATTGATTTTCTAAAGGTCCATTGGCAACTATGGAAGTATCTCCTTCAACATCGCTTATCTCCCAGCTCTCGCCGATATTTGGCAAATTGCTTTGCCTATTAAGCACTTCTTTAAGTTTTTGGCCTCCCCAAATCTTATCCTTTAAGATGGGTGTAAATTTTAAAGGGTAGAGTTCGCTTTTCATTGACCAGTATAGGTTACAAAATTTCTAGGAGTTTCATAAAGGATGATTTCCAAGTCATTTGAAGCATCGATGTAAGGTCGAAGCTTATTGTAAATTACTACGGAAATATTCTCGGCAGTCGGATTCAAGTCTTTGAATTCAGGTACCTCTAAATTGAGATTTTTATGATCGAATTTTTCTTCAATCTCAGATTGAATTAAATCTTTTAGAGTTTTAATATCGATTACATAACCCGTATCTGGGTCTATTTCGCCGGTAACCGAAACAATCATTTCATAATTGTGACCATGAAAGTTCGGGTTATTGCATTTTCCAAAAACCTCATCGTTCTTCTCATCTGACCAATTTTTTCGATACAGCCTATGAGCTGCATTAAAATGTGCTTTCCTACTCACCTTCACTTTCATTCTTCGTCGCGATTGATTAGTTCATAAAATTTATCGAATATAATTTTGAACCATACGGTATAGTCTGAAGGATTCTTGGTCAAATCTTCTTTTACATCTTCCAAGACCATCCATTTATAATCTTCTACTTCACTTTTATTGATTGAAGGAGCGTCATTGTAGTAGCCGACCAGAACGTGGTCGAATTCATGTTCCGTTAGCCCATTATCAAAAGGAGATTTATAAATAAAAGAGAAGCAATCTTCTAGTTCTGTAGTAAAACCCATTTCCTCTTCCAATCGGCGCATACCGGCTTCGAGATTCGTTTCGCCTTGTCGTTGGTGGCTGCAACAGGTGTTTGTCCATTGCCCTGGAGAATGGTATTTATCTAAAGCCCTTTGCTGTAATAGCAATTCGCCTTTTTTATTAAATACGAAAACAGAAAACGCTCTATGAAGTATCCCCTTTTCATGGGCTTCCATTTTCGCCATAATTCCCAGCTCATTATCATCCGTATCTACAAGGATTACCATTTCTTCGTTCATTCTACAAAAATACCAACTAAAACTTGAAAGTGAGGAATAAAAAAAGCCGCTTTTAGATAGCGGCTTTGATTTTATATAATTGTTAACACTTACATTTCTTTGATAATAAAGTCACTTCTTCGGTTTAATTGATGCTCTTCTTCGTTACAATCTACACCATTGCTACATTTATTCAGCAATTGGCTTTCGCCGTAACCTTTGCCGCTTATACGCCCTGCATCGATGCCACCAACTTCGACAATGTACTTTATGGTAGATTTATTCCTTCTTTCGGATAAGGCCTGGTTGTAGGTGTCACTAGCCCGACTATCAGTATGCGACCTAACATCTAGGTTAATCTTAGGGTATTTCTTAAGAACAGATATTACTTTTTGAAGTTCTATCTCCGCATCAGGGCGAATATTAGACTTATCTAAATCGAAATAAATCGGATTTAAATCTAGCGCATCGCGAAGGTTGGTTGCCTCTGCAATGGCGACTTCATCTTTATCTAATAACAATTCTACCACCAATTCTTGGGAGGTACGAGGCGTTAAAAAACGTTTTTCATCTGAAATATATAATTCTTTTTCACCTCTAACCAAGAACTCTTTATCACATTCAATATTGAATTTATACTCTCCATCTACCTTGGTAGTCATTCTTTGAAGCTCTTTACCTTCCTTATCAAACAAAATTACCGTTGCGTCGGCTAAAAGTTCAAGGGTCTTTTTATCTTTTACAGTACCCTCAACCGTTTGCTCACATTCTGGAATGGTAAAACTGTAGATATCATCATCACCTTTACCACCATCTCTATTTGAAGAGAAAAATCCTTCTCTAGTTCCGTTATTTTCATAATAGCCGAAATCATCTTTACTACTATTTACAGGCTTCCCAAGATTTTGTGTTCCTAAGGCTTCATTGTTTTCCATCTTCTTTTCAAACCCTCTAACCACATATACATCAAAGCCACCTAGCCCTGCTTTTCCATTAGATGAATAGAACAGGTCTCCTTCAGCATTAATGTAAGGAAAAGTCTCTTTAGCTTCAGTATTGATGACAGAGCCTAAATTTACTGGCTTGCCCACATTACCATCTTTATCGATTTCTGACATAAAAATATCTGAAGCACCAAGTGTTCCTGGCATATCCGACGCATAGTAAAGTTTGGTGCCAGCAGCATTGATGGTTGGGTTTGCTACGCTATAGGCATCATTATTTATTATTAATGATTCTGGATCACTCCAATTACCTTCATCATCTAAAGTTGATCGGAAAACTTTAAGTCTTACTGTACCACCTTCATCTTTTTTAAGTCTATTATTTACATAACTATTTCGGGTGAAATAAATCGTTCTATCATCTGAAGTGAAAGTTGGTGTCGATTCATGAAATTTTGAATTTAAACTTTCATCAAATTCTTCAACATGGATATAAGAACCATCTGGCTGTTTTACTGCTTGGTATAAATTAAGAAATGGTTGCTCGTTCCATTGATATTCTTTTCCACCCCCACGGGTAGAAGAAAACACAAGTAAATTTTTATATTGAACAGTACCAAATTCTGAAAGCTCCGTATTGATACTCATATTATTTACGGTGAAATCATCGCTCAATTTTTCTATGGTTGAAAGATAATCGACATTGCTAGCGAAGGCTTTTCCTCTTAAATCAGCTTTGTCTGCTTCATAAAATTTCTTCATCCATCTATCCGATTCGTCGTAATTTTTGATTGCTTTAAGTGATTGCGCATAGCGAAACATATATTCGCGATCCACATCTTCTGTAAGCTGCATCAATTCTCCGTACCACTTGGCCGCTTCTTCCATTCTATTTCTGAAATAGAAGGAGTTTCCGAGTTTTTGAAAAAGATCTACAGACTTATATCCTTTGTTCGCTACTTCTAATAATATCTCACTGGTCTTAACATAGGCAAAGTCCCTATATTCTTTATCTGCCTGTCTTAGCTTTGCATTTTGGGCGAAGCTTAAACTCAAAAACATACTAGAAAGAAGTAATAGGTAGATTCTTTTTGCTTTCATATTCTATTTTTTAGAAAAATCTTGGGGACAATATTCTACTTAATTTTTGTATTTCAAATCTCAACATAATCTCATGCGACCCGCTATTATAGTTGTTTAAGTTGCTAGTATTAGCGTCATAAGCATAGCCAATATACAAACTTTCTGAAATTTGAAAACCTGCCAATGCACTTATAGCGTCGTCCCATCTATAAGCTAGTCCCAGCGTAAACTTTTCATTAAACAAAAAGTTTGCCGACACATCAGCAATAATCGGCGCACCAGAAACGGCTTTAATCAAAGCCGCGGGTTTAAACTGGGTACTACCGCTTAAATCAAAAACATAGCCTCCAATAACGTATAAATGAACTCTTTCATCAGCAACTGATTCCTGCAGGTCGTTATAATGCTTAGTGGTTAAAATGTTTGGAACAGATACACCAAAATAACCCTGTCTGTTGTGAATGTAAACACCTGCTCCCACGGTTGGAGAAAATCTGCTGATATTTTCATTGAATACTGCATCTGGATCTCTAAATCTTCCTTTGCTCCAATCTGTAGTTAAAGAATGAAAACCTGCTTTTAGACCAAACGTCATCTTAGAATACAAACGGTCTAATGGTATAGTATAGGCAAAATTTCCATCTACATATATTTCCTTAGCTGGTCCCAAAGCATCATTGGCAACCGACAGCCCTAAACCGATTCTTTCGTTTCTTAGCGGTGTATGTATGCCAAGAGTCTGTGACTTAGGAGCACCATCTAAACCCACCCATTGCGTTCTGTACAATCCTGTAATGCTCAAAGTTTCTCTTTGTCCAGCATAGGCAGGATTAACACTCATGGTATTGTACATGTACTGGGTATACTGTGGATCTTGTTGCGAAAATCCATCATTAGTAGTCAGTGCTATTAAAACCAATAGTATAACTCCTTTAAAAACTGATAATTTCTGTATCATCTTTATATTCGTTTTTGCCTGCTTTTAATTTATCTATTTATATATAACCAACCAGACTTAGGCTCACTGCCGTTCTTAAGATCTATAACGTAATAATATGTTCCTACAGGTAAATCTTCTCCTTTTCCTATTACTGCTCTGCCGTTAGAAGTTCCACTCCAGTCATTTTTATAACCAGTTGTTTCGTAGACGATGTTACCCCAACGATTGTAAACTTCTAACTTACTAGTCGGATAGTTTTCTATACAATCTATTATGAAAGTTTCATTTACACCATCACCGTTTGGAGAGAATTCATTGTAAACAATTAGGCAGATTGGTTCTACATCGGCAGAATCAGTATCATTTGAAGGATCATCATCTGGTCCTCCATCAGAATCAGTAATGCTCGCAATATTTAGATAGTCACCAAAGCCAAGTACCTCTGCTGTGATTTCTAACATTTCTATTTGTCCAGGATTTAGTAAGTCTACCGTCCAATCACCACTACTTTCTGAATATGATCCAGCTGTAGTAGTTGAGGATACAAAATTATA
Encoded here:
- a CDS encoding Uncharacterized membrane protein is translated as MKTEWHLYIMAAMYILAGTIHFIKPKMYERIIPKYLPSHRLLVYLSGVFEILLGIGLIFPATRALAIYGIIAMLAVFLLVHFYMLSGKKASAGIPKWLLILRIPLQFFLMYWAYYYL
- a CDS encoding D-Ala-D-Ala dipeptidase vanX. Metallo peptidase. MEROPS family M15D, yielding MKLKFTLFFTALILSSFQIAKKTLPNGFVYVKEVITDIDVELRYFTDNNFVGDTITDYNKNELILTKPAAVALREVQNQLMQQNLCLRIYDGYRPQGAVNHFIKWARKLDDTLMKQQFYPEVKKRNLFNSGYIASRSGHSRGSTVDLTIIDAATGKPLDMGSPYDFFGEVSWIEHKGISDAQRKNRQLLQKVMAKNGFRNYPKEWWHFTLRNEPFPGTYFDFPIE
- a CDS encoding Outer membrane protein beta-barrel domain-containing protein, which gives rise to MNKLKLLLALCLFSTIFCNSQELTIGIKGGVNYSFIGDINSRGGSLSGFPVDEVFTPNKELGTQFGGLVMVRFGSLMLRGEILFSKQKNYYEFPSRNSYWNSSRTEIPLIIGYEVFKPFSPYVGINATSTSKLTIDGLENDLTYDKRDLNPIIGLLVDFGRFGVDVRYELSTTEEPYFDANFVNNSTQGQPGYGINSADIYPYKLGVLSLSAHINLFTTDKDRMGSFFGGLFKGDKCYCPYDN
- a CDS encoding Uncharacterized membrane protein, coding for MENMPLFTNDAIVFGILMLCLGFVFYTEDIKDGFWPKFYKYVPGLLMCYMLPAVFNSLGIISAEITQTYFIASRYLLPASLVLLTISIDLKAIFNLGWKALVMFFTGTAGIIIGGPLAILLISTFSPETVGGVGPDAVWRGLATLAGSWIGGGANQAAMLEIYEYNQELYGGMVIVDIVVANIWMAILLLGIGKSEKIDRWLKADNSAINELKLKVQTFTEKIARTPTLTDYMMILAFAFVAVGISHFGADKMAVYLTDNFEAVSNTKSAFSSFGSSFFWLITIATALGVLLSFTKAKNLEGAGASKIGSIFIYILVATIGMKMDLLQMFDNPGLIVIGLVWMVFHAGLLILVAKLIKAPYFFLAVGSQANVGGAASAPVVAAAFHPSLATVGALLAVFGYVVGTYGAILCAELMKIAAAG
- a CDS encoding mannose-6-phosphate isomerase, type 1; the encoded protein is MKSELYPLKFTPILKDKIWGGQKLKEVLNRQSNLPNIGESWEISDVEGDTSIVANGPLENQSLRHLLSTYKSDLIGKKNYQRFSNKFPLLIKFIDAKEDLSIQLHPNDKLAKSRHNSFGKTEMWYVMQADQGAQLIVGLKDGVTLENYQEHLQTNSLTKILNFDEVKEGDTYFIESGRVHAIGAGVLLAEIQQTSDITYRIYDWDRTDDNGNHRELHTELALDALDFNMKDDFRVSYNREANEVNKMVSCDFFTTNYLELNEPTNKHNNKDSFIIYMCVGGSATFKYNNFTETLEYGQTILISAIIEEYTIVPHHAKLLEVYLD
- a CDS encoding 6-pyruvoyltetrahydropterin/6-carboxytetrahydropterin synthase, encoding MKVKVSRKAHFNAAHRLYRKNWSDEKNDEVFGKCNNPNFHGHNYEMIVSVTGEIDPDTGYVIDIKTLKDLIQSEIEEKFDHKNLNLEVPEFKDLNPTAENISVVIYNKLRPYIDASNDLEIILYETPRNFVTYTGQ
- a CDS encoding isopentenyl-diphosphate delta-isomerase; this encodes MNEEMVILVDTDDNELGIMAKMEAHEKGILHRAFSVFVFNKKGELLLQQRALDKYHSPGQWTNTCCSHQRQGETNLEAGMRRLEEEMGFTTELEDCFSFIYKSPFDNGLTEHEFDHVLVGYYNDAPSINKSEVEDYKWMVLEDVKEDLTKNPSDYTVWFKIIFDKFYELINRDEE